A genome region from Geobacter pickeringii includes the following:
- the rnc gene encoding ribonuclease III, with protein sequence MREPSDQPRNGAADGDPAGLERRIGYSFANRSLLAEALTHRSYVNEARDPAVKDNERLEFFGDAVLGFLVGRLLLERFPESREGELARMKASLVGEDTLAGLGRDLGIGAYLRLGRGEERSGGRERKSLLADAFEALLAAVYLDGGPEPAGRIVEEAFVPLLPGVAEGTSGRDHKTEFQEAVQALCGAPPVYRLLSTSGPPHDQRFTVAAFVEGEQVGEGCGRNKKEAEQAAAREGLARLAASGRATVR encoded by the coding sequence CCCGCAATGGGGCAGCAGATGGCGATCCGGCGGGCCTTGAGCGGCGTATCGGTTACTCGTTCGCCAATCGCTCCCTTCTCGCTGAGGCGCTGACCCACCGTTCCTACGTGAACGAGGCGCGTGATCCCGCGGTGAAGGACAATGAGCGGCTTGAATTCTTCGGCGACGCCGTTCTCGGTTTTCTCGTCGGCCGGCTGCTGCTGGAGCGGTTTCCCGAAAGCCGGGAGGGGGAGCTCGCCCGGATGAAAGCCTCCCTGGTCGGCGAGGATACACTGGCGGGACTGGGGCGGGACCTTGGCATCGGGGCGTACCTCCGGCTCGGGAGAGGGGAGGAGCGCAGCGGCGGCCGGGAGCGCAAATCGCTCCTCGCCGACGCGTTCGAGGCACTGCTGGCCGCCGTCTACCTGGACGGTGGTCCGGAACCTGCCGGCCGCATCGTGGAGGAGGCTTTCGTGCCGCTTCTCCCCGGCGTGGCGGAAGGGACGTCGGGCCGCGACCACAAGACCGAGTTTCAGGAAGCGGTTCAGGCGCTCTGCGGCGCTCCCCCCGTCTACCGGCTTCTCTCCACGAGCGGTCCCCCCCACGACCAGCGCTTCACCGTGGCGGCCTTTGTCGAGGGGGAACAGGTGGGGGAGGGGTGCGGTCGAAACAAAAAAGAGGCCGAGCAGGCGGCTGCCCGCGAGGGGCTTGCCCGGCTTGCCGCCTCCGGCCGCGCCACGGTGCGATGA